A window from Pseudomonas alloputida encodes these proteins:
- a CDS encoding ABC transporter permease, with protein sequence MISNKLSPPLPASEEPARTRGQFGKRTWRLPGYGLILSLPILVWQLLFFVAPLLFLLTISFWLVRNFRMVPAFEWLNWKYLFSREYFWDAYLHTWAMAAGASVLISAVAFPCAYTIAFKFRESTRQWLVLLLITPFFTSYLVRTYSWQVFLSDQGLLNSALALLGIGPLPLLNTSFGSYVGYFTLCLPLVVLLQLFSLMYIDRTLIEAAHNLRAGRLRTVFGVVIPSARVGIVIAALFCFIMTFGDFVSPLYLGGGQPPTLSTLITDTTKSGQQWPRAAVIATTMIVTLLATAFLMVRHAYRRRA encoded by the coding sequence TGGGCAGTTCGGCAAGCGCACCTGGCGCTTACCGGGGTATGGGCTGATCCTGTCGCTGCCGATACTGGTCTGGCAGCTACTGTTTTTTGTAGCGCCCTTGCTGTTTCTGCTGACCATCAGTTTTTGGCTGGTGCGCAACTTTCGCATGGTCCCTGCGTTCGAGTGGCTGAACTGGAAGTACCTGTTCAGCCGCGAGTACTTCTGGGATGCCTACTTGCACACCTGGGCGATGGCGGCGGGGGCCAGTGTGCTGATCAGTGCCGTAGCCTTTCCGTGCGCCTATACAATTGCCTTCAAGTTCCGCGAATCGACCCGGCAATGGTTGGTGCTGTTGTTGATCACGCCATTTTTTACCAGTTACCTGGTGCGCACCTATTCCTGGCAAGTCTTTCTCAGTGACCAGGGGCTGCTCAATAGCGCCCTGGCGTTGCTGGGGATTGGGCCGTTGCCCTTGCTCAATACCAGTTTTGGTAGCTATGTGGGTTACTTCACCCTGTGCCTGCCGCTGGTAGTGTTGCTGCAGTTGTTCAGCCTCATGTACATCGACCGCACGCTGATCGAAGCTGCCCACAACTTGCGCGCGGGCCGTCTGCGCACGGTATTTGGGGTAGTGATTCCATCGGCGCGGGTCGGCATCGTCATCGCCGCACTGTTCTGTTTCATCATGACCTTCGGTGACTTTGTCAGCCCGCTCTATCTAGGGGGCGGCCAACCACCAACCTTGAGCACCCTGATTACCGACACGACCAAATCGGGGCAGCAATGGCCACGCGCGGCGGTTATTGCCACGACGATGATCGTGACCTTGCTGGCCACGGCGTTCCTGATGGTTCGCCACGCCTACAGGAGGCGCGCATGA
- a CDS encoding M24 family metallopeptidase yields MQMPKTIQIQNGEKVKPTFSHQEYANRQSKLRSYLAQNNIDAAVFTSYHNINYYSDFLYCSFGRPYALVVTQDAVVSISANIDGGQPWRRTVGTENIIYTDWQRDNYFVAIQQALPKAGRIGIEFDHLNLVNRDKLASRYPQAELVDVAAPCMRMRMIKSAEEHAIIRHGARVADIGGAAVVEALRDQVPEYEVALHATQAMVREIARTFPDSELMDTWTWFQSGINTDGAHNPVTSRKVNKGDILSLNCFPMIAGYYTALERTLFLDHCSDEHLRLWEVNVKVHEAGLKLIKPGMRCSDIAHQLNEIFLEHDLLQYRTFGYGHSFGTLSHYYGREAGLELREDIDTVLEPGMVVSIEPMIMLPEGLPGAGGYREHDILIVNENGAENITKFPYGPEHNIIKK; encoded by the coding sequence ATGCAAATGCCGAAAACAATACAGATTCAAAACGGCGAAAAAGTTAAGCCGACGTTCTCGCACCAGGAATACGCCAACCGTCAATCCAAGTTGCGCAGCTACCTGGCCCAGAACAATATCGACGCCGCTGTCTTCACGTCTTATCACAACATCAACTACTACAGCGATTTCCTGTATTGCTCGTTCGGCCGTCCTTATGCCCTGGTGGTGACTCAGGATGCCGTGGTGTCGATCAGCGCCAACATCGACGGTGGCCAGCCATGGCGGCGTACCGTGGGCACCGAAAACATCATCTACACCGACTGGCAGCGCGATAACTACTTTGTCGCGATTCAACAAGCCTTGCCCAAGGCCGGACGTATCGGGATCGAGTTCGACCACTTGAACCTGGTCAACCGCGACAAATTGGCCAGCCGTTATCCCCAGGCCGAGCTGGTGGACGTCGCCGCGCCATGCATGCGCATGCGCATGATCAAGTCGGCTGAAGAGCACGCCATCATTCGTCACGGTGCCCGCGTTGCCGATATCGGTGGTGCTGCGGTGGTTGAGGCCCTGCGTGACCAGGTGCCTGAGTACGAAGTGGCGCTGCATGCCACCCAGGCCATGGTCCGTGAAATTGCCCGCACTTTCCCCGATTCCGAACTGATGGACACCTGGACCTGGTTCCAGTCTGGTATCAACACCGATGGCGCGCATAACCCGGTAACCTCTCGCAAGGTCAACAAGGGCGACATTCTGAGCCTCAACTGCTTCCCGATGATCGCCGGTTACTACACCGCGCTGGAGCGCACGTTGTTCCTCGACCATTGCTCCGATGAGCACCTGCGCCTGTGGGAGGTCAACGTCAAGGTCCACGAGGCCGGCCTGAAGCTGATCAAGCCAGGCATGCGTTGCAGCGATATTGCCCACCAGTTGAACGAGATTTTCCTCGAGCACGACCTGCTGCAATACCGCACCTTCGGTTATGGCCATTCGTTCGGCACCCTGAGCCATTACTACGGCCGTGAAGCTGGCCTTGAGCTGCGCGAAGACATCGACACCGTGCTGGAACCTGGCATGGTCGTGTCCATCGAGCCGATGATCATGCTGCCCGAAGGGCTGCCGGGTGCGGGTGGTTACCGCGAGCATGACATTCTGATCGTCAACGAAAACGGCGCTGAAAACATCACCAAGTTCCCATACGGCCCAGAACACAACATCATCAAGAAGTAA
- a CDS encoding ABC transporter ATP-binding protein: MTQPLVVFDNVTKQFGSYVAVEPMNLEIYKGEFVAIMGSSGCGKTTTLRMLAGLDKPSSGEIRLNGERINDLYSWQRDTPLVWQNLALFPFLSVLENVEFGLRMRGMGKAERRKKALHWLERLDLGEFANRDISMLSGGQRQRVALARSLVTEPPILLLDEPLSALDAHLSVRMQAVLTGLQKDLGITFVYVTHSQSEAFAMADRVVIMSRGRVEQIGTPKDIFFEPHNRFVAEFVGGKNMLGGVVLGFDDTGLVQLDSAYGRFLARLPEDRSVAVGEEVTLCISAEHINLAAQPTTASRLACTVMGEEFIGSMVNIYLEAANGLELQVQKPYADYDLLGLKSGQRVHVGWDDARALILRGN, encoded by the coding sequence ATGACTCAACCGTTAGTGGTATTCGATAACGTGACCAAACAATTCGGCAGTTACGTCGCTGTCGAACCGATGAACCTGGAAATCTACAAGGGCGAGTTCGTCGCGATCATGGGCTCCAGTGGCTGTGGTAAAACCACCACGCTGCGCATGCTTGCCGGGCTCGACAAGCCCAGCAGCGGTGAAATTCGCTTGAACGGCGAGCGCATCAACGACCTGTATTCCTGGCAAAGGGACACCCCGCTGGTGTGGCAGAACCTGGCGCTGTTCCCCTTTCTGAGCGTGCTTGAAAACGTTGAGTTCGGTTTGCGCATGCGCGGCATGGGCAAAGCTGAACGGCGCAAAAAAGCCCTGCACTGGCTAGAGCGCCTGGACCTGGGCGAGTTTGCCAACCGTGATATAAGCATGCTTTCTGGCGGGCAACGGCAGCGGGTGGCGCTGGCGCGTTCACTGGTCACCGAGCCCCCGATACTGCTACTGGACGAACCGCTCAGTGCCCTCGATGCGCACTTGAGCGTGCGCATGCAGGCGGTGTTGACTGGGTTGCAGAAGGACCTTGGCATCACCTTCGTCTATGTCACCCACAGCCAATCCGAAGCCTTCGCCATGGCTGACCGCGTGGTGATCATGAGCCGTGGCCGGGTTGAGCAGATTGGCACGCCCAAGGATATTTTCTTCGAACCGCACAACCGTTTTGTCGCTGAATTCGTCGGCGGCAAGAACATGCTTGGCGGCGTTGTGCTTGGCTTCGACGACACCGGGCTGGTGCAACTGGACTCGGCGTATGGTCGCTTTCTGGCACGCTTGCCCGAAGACCGATCTGTTGCGGTAGGGGAAGAGGTCACCCTGTGCATCAGTGCCGAACATATCAACCTCGCCGCGCAACCGACCACAGCCAGCCGCCTGGCGTGTACCGTGATGGGGGAGGAATTCATTGGGTCAATGGTCAACATATACCTGGAAGCCGCCAACGGGCTGGAACTGCAAGTGCAGAAGCCGTACGCGGATTACGACCTACTTGGGCTCAAGAGCGGGCAGAGGGTGCATGTCGGGTGGGACGATGCGCGGGCGCTGATTTTACGTGGCAATTAG
- a CDS encoding ABC transporter permease, with protein MNEHRVINFMLRSFVVLVFLFILTPIIGSFVFSFNVDRFPSLPLGGFSLRWYEAIAADPQVWQAFNNSLVVGVVVSLVSTLLGFTAAYTDFRYHFFGKSVYMALALLPPTIPVVILGLAMLAFLSRIGLSGELYAVMICHIVMCSPFAMAVIRMRLAQMAPQLEAAAWNLSASQWQAMRYVILPFTAPSIFAALFVTMAVSFDEFAVAWFVSGLNETVPVRILNTLQGQVSPTINAIGTIVFITTITLTIVAQVLLMRRQKKPADGKKS; from the coding sequence ATGAACGAACATCGTGTCATCAACTTCATGCTGCGCAGCTTCGTCGTCCTGGTGTTCTTGTTCATCCTCACGCCTATCATTGGCAGCTTCGTGTTTTCCTTCAACGTCGACCGCTTCCCATCCTTGCCCCTGGGTGGCTTCAGTTTGCGCTGGTACGAAGCGATTGCCGCCGACCCGCAAGTCTGGCAAGCCTTCAACAACAGCCTGGTCGTCGGTGTGGTGGTATCGCTGGTTTCCACGCTGCTGGGCTTCACTGCCGCCTATACCGACTTTCGTTATCACTTTTTTGGCAAGTCGGTGTACATGGCATTGGCACTGCTGCCTCCTACCATTCCGGTGGTGATTCTGGGCCTGGCGATGCTCGCGTTCTTGTCGCGAATCGGCCTGTCCGGCGAGCTGTATGCCGTCATGATCTGCCACATCGTCATGTGCTCACCATTCGCCATGGCGGTGATTCGCATGCGCCTGGCGCAGATGGCCCCGCAACTGGAGGCCGCCGCCTGGAACCTGAGCGCCAGCCAATGGCAGGCCATGCGCTACGTGATCCTGCCGTTCACCGCCCCGAGCATTTTCGCCGCACTGTTCGTGACCATGGCCGTGTCGTTCGACGAGTTCGCGGTGGCCTGGTTCGTTTCGGGCCTTAACGAGACAGTCCCGGTACGCATCCTCAATACTTTGCAAGGGCAGGTCAGCCCGACCATCAATGCGATAGGCACGATCGTTTTCATCACCACGATCACGCTGACGATCGTTGCCCAGGTTTTGCTCATGCGCCGGCAGAAGAAACCGGCTGACGGCAAAAAAAGCTGA
- a CDS encoding CynX/NimT family MFS transporter, with translation MEYATAHARNERGLPQPGTIAKGSRLFYFACSIIFVAFNLRTAYPSLGAVLADISSDLGLTPAATSAISTLPVFCLGLFAPVAPWLARKIGTERTILVLMAALSTGLLIRGAGNVSGLVVGSIVIGSAIAIINVLLPGLIKRDFAKITGLMAGLYSMALLSGAATAAGFTLALQSTLGGGWTTALALWSVPAAAACACWLFQLPKGSALAPKAAPRVRGVWRCALAWQLTLFMVLQSMYSFTVFGWLAPFLNGRGMTPLESSVIVSSSILLQMVACLLGPLIATRLPSQSWFNVVVVVLTTVGFLGCLSAPLDTVWLWGGVQGIGQGALTSIAITMIVLRSANAQVAAELSSMVQGVGYGLGALGPLLVGVLYTPVIGYAHVEIFLSGVGVAMLYFGYTSGRRRLVAARY, from the coding sequence GTGGAGTACGCGACAGCGCACGCTCGCAATGAACGGGGGCTGCCGCAACCTGGCACAATTGCCAAGGGTTCGCGGCTTTTTTATTTCGCCTGCAGCATCATTTTCGTAGCCTTCAACCTCCGCACTGCGTACCCAAGCCTCGGCGCTGTGCTTGCCGATATATCCAGCGACCTAGGCCTGACGCCTGCCGCCACCAGTGCAATTTCCACCCTGCCTGTATTTTGCCTGGGGTTGTTCGCGCCCGTGGCGCCCTGGCTTGCCCGCAAAATAGGCACAGAGCGCACGATCTTGGTATTGATGGCGGCGTTGTCCACAGGGCTATTGATACGTGGCGCCGGGAACGTCAGCGGCCTGGTGGTCGGTTCGATCGTCATTGGCAGCGCCATCGCCATCATCAACGTATTGCTCCCTGGGCTTATCAAACGCGACTTCGCCAAGATCACCGGGCTGATGGCCGGCCTCTACTCCATGGCGCTGTTGAGCGGTGCGGCGACTGCCGCAGGGTTCACCCTGGCGCTGCAAAGCACCTTGGGCGGTGGCTGGACGACGGCGTTGGCGCTGTGGTCAGTGCCGGCAGCGGCAGCCTGTGCCTGCTGGCTTTTCCAACTGCCCAAGGGCAGTGCGCTGGCACCCAAGGCTGCGCCGCGCGTACGAGGGGTGTGGCGCTGCGCGCTAGCCTGGCAACTCACGCTGTTCATGGTGCTGCAATCGATGTATTCGTTTACCGTGTTCGGCTGGCTCGCCCCGTTTCTGAATGGACGGGGGATGACGCCGCTGGAGTCCAGCGTCATCGTCTCCAGTTCAATCCTGCTACAAATGGTCGCTTGTCTGCTCGGGCCGCTGATAGCCACACGCTTGCCGAGTCAATCCTGGTTCAATGTGGTTGTTGTGGTGCTCACCACGGTCGGTTTTCTCGGCTGCCTGTCCGCGCCGCTCGACACGGTATGGCTGTGGGGCGGGGTACAAGGCATCGGGCAAGGTGCCTTGACTTCCATTGCCATCACCATGATTGTGCTGCGCTCGGCAAACGCACAGGTTGCGGCAGAACTTTCGAGTATGGTGCAAGGCGTCGGCTACGGCCTGGGCGCACTCGGGCCGTTGCTGGTCGGGGTGCTTTATACGCCGGTCATTGGCTATGCGCACGTTGAGATATTTCTTAGCGGGGTAGGCGTAGCGATGCTGTATTTCGGATATACCTCAGGCCGACGCCGACTCGTGGCAGCCCGCTATTAG
- a CDS encoding amidohydrolase — translation MMSFACHASPQANPLEEQAFIGAAQVEQQMIEWRRDIHQHPELGEQETRTAKLVAEHLEKLGLEVHTGIGRTGVVGILEGGKSGPTVALRADMDALPVKEPAGLPFASTARGTYHGQQVDVMHACGHDTHTAMLMATAQILAGMRDNLPGKVMFIFQPAEEGSSLVKGGEGRRWGAQLMLQEGLFDKLKPDAVFAVHVMPGPSGQLSWRSGATTASSDDLNIKVIGQQGHGGMPWNTVDQVVASAQVINGLQTVVSRRTKLTQSPAVVTVGMIKGGSAPNIVPESVDMAGTIRTYDPAVRAQVAHDVKLTSEKIAESAGATAKVSIVPAYDMTMNNEQLTEQMAPVLKRAAYGKVATTPLVGASEDFSFFAGKVPGLYFYLGVTPDGQDPAKAAPNHNPKFFVDEKALIVGARAMSAAAVDFLSEHATQQ, via the coding sequence ATGATGTCGTTTGCCTGCCACGCATCCCCCCAAGCGAACCCTCTCGAGGAGCAGGCCTTTATCGGCGCTGCCCAGGTCGAGCAGCAGATGATCGAGTGGCGACGGGACATCCACCAGCACCCAGAGCTCGGCGAGCAGGAAACACGCACTGCCAAGCTGGTCGCCGAGCACCTTGAAAAGCTTGGCCTCGAAGTCCATACGGGTATCGGGCGCACGGGAGTGGTCGGAATTCTCGAAGGTGGCAAATCGGGCCCTACCGTCGCCCTGCGCGCGGATATGGATGCCTTGCCGGTCAAGGAGCCTGCGGGCCTGCCATTCGCCTCGACCGCGCGGGGTACCTATCATGGCCAGCAGGTGGATGTGATGCACGCCTGCGGCCACGACACCCATACCGCCATGCTGATGGCAACTGCGCAAATCCTTGCAGGCATGCGTGACAACCTGCCGGGCAAGGTCATGTTCATTTTCCAGCCGGCTGAAGAGGGCTCGAGCCTGGTCAAAGGCGGAGAGGGGCGGCGTTGGGGGGCGCAGTTGATGCTGCAGGAAGGGCTGTTCGACAAGCTCAAGCCTGATGCGGTGTTCGCTGTGCATGTCATGCCTGGGCCTTCAGGGCAATTGAGTTGGCGTTCGGGTGCCACGACCGCCAGCAGTGACGACTTGAACATCAAGGTTATAGGCCAGCAGGGCCATGGCGGCATGCCTTGGAACACTGTCGACCAGGTAGTGGCCTCTGCACAGGTCATCAACGGCCTGCAGACGGTGGTAAGCCGCCGCACCAAGCTCACCCAGTCGCCAGCGGTGGTCACTGTGGGCATGATCAAAGGTGGTAGTGCACCGAACATCGTGCCGGAAAGCGTCGACATGGCAGGCACCATTCGTACCTACGATCCGGCGGTACGTGCGCAAGTGGCACACGATGTGAAGCTCACGTCCGAGAAGATAGCCGAAAGCGCCGGTGCTACGGCCAAGGTATCAATCGTGCCGGCCTATGACATGACGATGAACAATGAGCAATTGACCGAGCAGATGGCGCCAGTGCTCAAGCGTGCGGCCTATGGCAAGGTCGCCACCACCCCTCTGGTCGGTGCTTCGGAAGATTTCTCCTTCTTCGCAGGCAAGGTACCCGGCCTCTACTTCTACCTGGGCGTGACACCCGACGGGCAGGACCCGGCCAAGGCAGCACCGAATCACAACCCGAAATTCTTCGTCGATGAAAAAGCGCTGATCGTTGGCGCGCGGGCGATGTCGGCGGCCGCCGTTGATTTTTTGTCTGAGCATGCAACTCAGCAGTAA
- a CDS encoding FCD domain-containing protein, which produces MFEIDELAAFEYRLVIEMAAAALAAQRRSVRDLERMARKLDDLLGAQISTEFERSDLNFREAMGVASGNRYLLDAISSFNTQHASTTIETQQHIIEYQAIYQAISSSDIEFARAAVHQQLIKWHNRSKDLSQ; this is translated from the coding sequence ATGTTCGAAATTGATGAATTGGCCGCCTTCGAATATCGACTGGTGATCGAGATGGCTGCGGCTGCACTCGCCGCACAACGCCGCAGCGTACGGGACTTAGAACGTATGGCGCGCAAGCTCGACGACCTCTTGGGGGCGCAGATTTCAACTGAGTTCGAACGTTCCGACCTGAATTTTCGTGAAGCAATGGGAGTAGCGAGTGGCAACAGGTACTTGCTCGATGCTATATCCAGCTTCAACACTCAACATGCTTCGACGACGATCGAGACGCAACAGCATATTATCGAATATCAAGCAATTTATCAGGCCATTAGCAGTAGTGACATTGAGTTCGCCAGAGCTGCAGTACATCAGCAGCTAATAAAATGGCATAACCGCTCAAAAGACCTTTCTCAGTAG